A DNA window from Plasmodium vinckei vinckei genome assembly, chromosome: PVVCY_02 contains the following coding sequences:
- a CDS encoding fam-a protein, fragment, giving the protein MPPNINDHSSKNTKSFQNAIIENANLFKTDIDSEDDIRNGKSKKTLTNIAGYIIEKKDRYVDSSYRHGSIYQKCNFKNIEDYLHLD; this is encoded by the exons ATGCCaccaaatataaatgatcaCAGCAGTAAAAATACGAAATCCTTTCAAAATGCAATAATAGAAAATGCGAATTTATTCAAAACTGATATCGATTCTGAAGATGATATTAGAAATGgaaaatcgaaaaaaacGCTTACTAATATAGCTGGATACAtcattgaaaaaaaagacagaTATGTTGACTCT aGTTATCGACATGGTTCCATTTATCAAAAAtgcaattttaaaaatattgaagaTTATTTGCACCTTGATTAa
- a CDS encoding PIR protein CIR protein, with the protein MGKSSYSIEDVYKEIITIDGAVGVEHGGSVEYVKAPISVYCPYNSTFKSNFCNNYFEKASCGVIYLLTNLKYKNVLDYDKLAEYAILWLSYKLNQNPEYNGKKLNHFYTKYIEKNNDYNKKKYGDNSLSYKDIMDKKKDLMDIKIKEISNYYEALKTLCNMYSECNKTVLDCNNCSKKANEFVQNFEKLNKDSNINENTSYIKLLSTLSNDYYNLKKVCENDSSNNFPTLSPVKTPPNKLLPALSAFSVIPVFLGIAYKYSLFGIDKLFQRQYIRKKLKNIKKKMKLNI; encoded by the exons ATGGGAAAGTCGTCTTATAGTATTGAGGATGTg tataaagaaattattACGATCGATGGTGCTGTTGGTGTGGAGCACGGTGGATCAGTTGAATATGTTAAAGCACCAATCTCAGTATATTGTCCTTACAATAGTACCTTTAAAAgtaatttttgtaataattattttgaaaaggCTAGTTGTGgtgttatttatttgctaACAAATTTAAAGTATAAGAATGTTTTAGATTATGATAAACTTGCCGAATACGCTATTTTATGGTTAAGTTATAAACTAAATCAAAATCCAGAATATAATGGCAAGAaattaaatcatttttatactaaatatatagaaaaaaataatgattataataagaaaaaatatggtgATAATAGTCTGAGTTATAAGGATATTatggataaaaaaaaagatttgatggatataaaaattaaagaaatatcTAATTATTATGAAGCATTAAAAACCTTATGTAACATGTATAGTGAATGTAATAAAACCGTGTTAGATTGCAATAATTGTTCGAAAAAAGCTAATGAATTTgttcaaaattttgaaaaactCAATAAAGATtctaatattaatgaaaatactTCATACATCAAATTATTGTCTACATTATCAAATGactattataatttaaaaaaggtaTGTGAAAATGATTCATCTAACAATTTTCCAACCCTTTCGCCGGTAAAAACGCCACCAAACAAATTACTTCCAGCTTTATCGGCATTTTCTGTAATACCAGTTTTCTTGGGAATTGCTTATAAg tattcattatttggaATTGATAAACTATTTCAAAGacaatatataagaaaaaaattaaaaaatataaagaagaaaatgaaactTAATATATGA
- a CDS encoding PIR protein CIR protein produces MDDQVCDLLSEVDENFNNRGVNVVKFNNFTKCHSYCPYQNGSKENKCTNNYERINALGEYLFTKISEIDIAYEKKYGTSQNIEIFMIWLGGKLFKMDNDYKETLEESYKKHLEKHMGNLDYWKAINSKSIYKDATIRKMDEAYILLNNICKLITEYNKNPQNPDRRRLGKLFTQCLNSYRSFYRSASGCKPYLRLLDSLKMMYEIFRSQKIVNNNLQGKDKDLLINRVNHLTMFRDENQLFLSVNEKVSFGDKECIGVKSKDEQIGEKILQNKAKDTVLPKKPDKGPQGKQTLRAPAELPPTPRPQPKPQPQPKAKPVAVKPASPPQSSTSTPSQTDNELKTPKAGKPHQNGAGGTVNGGGSVQGNQGSKSGAAGGKGGSSGGAGGGKRDVGSVQDDQGKSSGGTGSGPGDHADKGIQGGSGNQVNTDSQTKHSENLPQGNLVPAHPPTAPYEAGTPQSAGTIPPTSASTSSSQSVQSPPVLSTPQPPTPQPPTPPVSQPIPPPQPAPSPVPQEQDSPPPQKGTPLPKSQTGESSNPNDPKDSDNSKGNKNGASDNTGGSSSESKGPGGGSSDPAPNTSGGSFNFGLSFLEFLSNGLDKFNKASDFIKNNQEKFKDAKDQISNVYKKTMGNLKSAYNTSSSYFSDIISNMSSQFNKFGTPPKPGNSGNSMSQNNGSPSLPPIKDPPSNQPSVTPPSTPSQTPTLNHSPTTPQQPQQLNPKQHKQSSSQSQHITHNPIQLDPANHKANTQLVKLPIFNLNLKKPWNIFPTTWNGSGDCKPEIKFMSATLVCCTSEQCNLTGISVTLVLIPIILLIVYKYLSFGSSKKSEKKNMKKVINLHDGNRKTKIIISSYDNKKDLKPVINSVGGKKDSLLNIYKLMQADPMPFINLFFLLIFFVYKRKRDAIEW; encoded by the exons ATGGATGATCAAGTa TGTGACTTACTTAGCGAAGttgatgaaaattttaacaaTAGAGGTGTCAATGTGgtcaaatttaataattttacgAAATGCCATTCTTATTGTCCTTATCAAAATGGttcaaaagaaaataaatgcaCAAATAACTATGAAAGAATTAACGCTTTGGgagaatatttatttaccaAAATTAGTGAAATTGATATAGCTTATGAAAAGAAATATGGTACCAGCCAGAATATTGAGATTTTTATGATATGGCTAGGCggtaaattatttaagaTGGATAACGACTATAAAGAAACTCTGGAAGAGTCTTATAAAAAGCATTTAGAGAAACATATGGGGAATTTAGATTATTGGAAAGctataaatagtaaaagtatatataaggATGCTACTATTAGAAAAATGGATGAAGCGTATATCTTACTTaacaatatatgtaaaCTAATTACTgaatacaataaaaatccCCAAAATCCTGATAGAAGACGTCTTGGAAAACTGTTCACTCAATGTCTTAACTCCTATAGAAGCTTTTATAGGTCTGCTAGCGGATGTAAACCATATCTACGTTTATTGGATagtttaaaaatgatgtaTGAAATTTTTAGATCgcaaaaaattgttaataataatctTCAGGGTAAAGATAaagatttattaattaatcgTGTTAATCATCTTACAATGTTTAGAGATGAAAATCAATTATTTCTGTCTGTTAATGAAAAAGTTAGTTTTGGCGATAAAGAGTGTATAGGAGTGAAATCGAAGGATGAACAAATTGGagaaaaaattttacaGAATAAGGCAAAAGATACTGTATTACCTAAAAAACCTGACAAAGGACCACAAGGAAAACAAACACTTCGAGCACCTGCAGAACTACCACCAACACCACGACCACAGCCAAAGCCACAACCACAACCAAAAGCAAAACCAGTAGCTGTAAAACCAGCATCACCGCCACAATCATCAACTTCAACACCTTCACAAACGgataatgaattaaaaacacCTAAAGCAGGGAAACCCCATCAAAATGGGGCAGGAGGTACAGTTAATGGAGGAGGTAGTGTACAAGGTAATCAAGGAAGTAAAAGTGGTGCAGCTGGTGGAAAAGGAGGTTCAAGTGGTGGAGCAGGTGGGGGAAAAAGAGATGTAGGTAGTGTACAAGATGATCAAGGAAAATCATCTGGTGGGACAGGTAGTGGGCCAGGTGATCATGCAGATAAAGGTATTCAAGGAGGTTCAGGTAATCAAGTAAATACAGATAGTCAAACAAAACATTCCGAGAATCTACCACAAGGAAATCTAGTACCTGCGCACCCACCAACTGCGCCATATGAAGCAGGTACACCACAATCAGCAGGTACAATACCACCAACGAGTGCATCAACATCATCATCACAATCAGTGCAATCACCACCAGTACTATCAACGCCACAACCTCCAACACCGCAACCTCCAACACCACCAGTATCACAACCAATACCACCACCACAGCCAGCACCATCACCAGTACCACAAGAGCAAGATTCACCGCCTCCACAAAAGGGGACTCCATTACCAAAATCCCAAACAGGAGAGTCAAGTAATCCAAATGACCCAAAGGATTCAGACAATAgtaaaggaaataaaaatggtgcAAGTGACAATACAGGAGGCTCAAGTAGTGAAAGCAAAGGTCCTGGTGGTGGATCAAGTGATCCCGCACCAAATACATCAGGAGgatcttttaattttgggTTATCATTTCTGGAATTTCTATCAAATGGATTGgacaaatttaataaagcCTCcgattttattaaaaacaatCAGGAAAAGTTTAAAGACGCTAAGGATCAAATCagtaatgtatataaaaagacTATGggtaatttaaaaagtgcTTATAATACATCTAGTAGTTATTTTAGTGATATTATTAGTAATATGTCTAGccaatttaataaatttggaACCCCTCCTAAACCTGGAAACTCAGGGAATAGCATGTCACAAAATAATGGAAGTCCATCATTACCTCCAATAAAAGATCCCCCATCAAATCAACCATCAGTAACTCCACCATCAACACCATCACAAACTCCAACATTAAATCACTCACCAACAACTCCACAACAGCCCCAACAATTAAATCCAAAACAACACAAACAATCATCTTCCCAATCACAACATATCACACATAACCCCATACAACTTGATCCAGCTAATCACAAAGCAAATACTCAACTGGTAAAATTACCAATTTTTAATCTTAATTTGAAAAAGCCGTGGAATATATTTCCAACTACATGGAATGGATCAGGGGATTGTAAAcctgaaataaaatttatgagTGCCACATTAGTGTGTTGTACATCTGAACAGTGTAATTTAACTGGAATTTCAGTTACACTTGTTTTAATAcccattattttattaattgtatataag tatttatcatttggatcatcaaaaaaatcagaaaaaaaaaacatgaagAAAGTTATAAATTTGCATGATGGAAATAGaaagacaaaaataattataagttcatatgataataaaaaagaccTAAAACCGGTTATAAATTCAGTTGGTGGAAAAAAGGattcattattaaatatatacaaacttATGCAGGCTGACCCTATgccatttattaatttattttttttgttgattttttttgtatataaaagaaaacgAGACGCCATAGAATggtaa
- a CDS encoding fam-a protein → MNNGYVKTFFFVLILFVYVSDKVLTTEYVAGNLAPPEQTRDKIILSETDSTKEPLYETDSKKEPLSETDLTKEPVSETDLTKEPLSETYSKKEPLPETDSAKEPVSETDLTKEPLPETDLTKEPLSETDLTKEPLPETDLTKEPLPETDSTKESSPETDLTKESSPETDLTKEPLSETGSKKEPLSETDLTKEPLPETDSTKESSPETDLTKEPLSETDSKKEPLSETDLTKEPLPETDLTKEPSPETDLTKEPLSETDSKKEPLPETDLTKEPVSETYPKKESLSETTLTNEPRRKRARYTKTRPQNNPSLSSSSESLSSRTPRPKRIRPKRIRRKKTSSQATLSTTPPSKTILPEPVLPETTSFEIALPQAVLTNPPSSHIGYIPVLSKVDEIYKEAKHLLCTKPSETKKAMEVMDEAVKFLKYYATTQKGYKHHCTTCEGVKMYYMKNKKKSYIEKCKIKISNPNKYDDIIYMLWDPNGAQQFDPNFIYGKVVRSYNRNLLMVKKFYHNPMLSSKRCFYALAKKVHISENTTIIVMASGNINNQNGFNRPLFKNKVLESMNSFKTNVDSDDDSQNGYYKKTFVNLSGYLIRKKSDHVDVTFVNSVANMQILIL, encoded by the exons ATGAATAATGGATAcgttaaaacatttttttttgttttaattttgttcgTATATGTGAGCGATAAAGTCCTTACAACCGAATATGTAGCAGGCAACTTGGCGCCACCCGAACAGACTCGggacaaaataattttatccGAAACAGATTCAACAAAAGAACCATTATATGAAACAGattcaaaaaaagaacCATTATCCGAAACAGATTTAACAAAAGAACCAGTATCCGAAACAGATTTAACAAAAGAACCATTATCTGAAacatattcaaaaaaagaacCATTACCCGAAACAGATTCAGCAAAAGAACCAGTATCCGAAACAGATTTAACAAAAGAACCATTACCCGAAACAGATTTAACAAAAGAACCATTATCCGAAACAGATTTAACAAAAGAACCATTACCCGAAACAGATTTAACAAAAGAACCATTACCCGAAACCGATTCAACAAAAGAATCATCACCCGAAACAGATTTAACAAAAGAATCATCACCCGAAACAGATTTAACAAAAGAACCATTATCCGAAACAGGTTCAAAAAAAGAACCATTATCTGAAACAGATTTAACAAAAGAACCATTACCCGAAACCGATTCAACAAAAGAATCATCACCCGAAACAGATTTAACAAAAGAACCATTATCCGAAACAGattcaaaaaaagaacCATTATCTGAAACAGATTTAACAAAAGAACCATTACCCGAAACAGATTTAACAAAAGAACCATCACCCGAAACAGATTTAACAAAAGAACCATTATCCGAAACAGattcaaaaaaagaacCATTACCCGAAACAGATTTAACAAAAGAACCAGTATCCGAAACATATCCAAAAAAAGAATCATTATCCGAAACAACTCTAACCAACGAGCCTCGACGCAAAAGAGCTCGATACACAAAAACTCGGCCCCAAAATAATCCATCCTTATCATCGTCATCTGAATCACTTTCATCCAGAACACCTCGTCCCAAAAGAATTCGACCCAAAAGAATTCGACGCAAAAAGACTTCATCCCAAGCTACTTTATCCACAACACCACCAtctaaaacaattttaccTGAACCAGTTTTACCTGAAACAACTTCATTTGAAATAGCTTTACCCCAAGCCGTTTTAACTAATCCTCCTTCATCTCATATTGG atatattCCTGTTTTATCTAAAGTggatgaaatatataaagaagcCAAGCACTTATTATGCACAAAACCATcagaaacaaaaaaagcAATGGAAGTTATGGATGAAGCTGTAaagtttttaaaatacTATGCTACAACTCAAAAGGGCTACAAACATCATTGTACGACTTGTGAAGGcgtaaaaatgtattatatgaagaataaaaaaaaatcctacattgaaaaatgcaaaattaaaatttccAATCCCAATAAG tatgatgatataatatacatgcTATGGGATCCCAATGGGGCTCAACAATTCGATCcgaattttatttatg gaAAAGTTGTCCGTTCATACAATAGAAATTTGTTGAtggtaaaaaaattttaccATAATCCGATGTTATCATCCAAAAGATGTTTTTATGCTTTAGCCAAAAAAGTTCAT aTATCAGAAAATACAACTATAATTGTCATGGCTTCaggaaatataaataatcagAACGGTTTCAATAGACCACTCTTTAAAAACAAAGTTTTAGAAAGTATGAATTCATTCAAGACAAATGTTGATTCTGACGATGATTCTCAAAATGGATACTATAAAAAGACGTTTGTTAACCTATCTGGATACCtcattagaaaaaaaagcgATCACGTTGATGTTACCTTTGTCAACTCGGTAGCCAATAtgcaaattttaatattataa
- a CDS encoding phosphatidylinositol 4-kinase, putative, producing the protein MKKRIFSLVWIVLYILLTASIHCSEQKHDQSKASAVGNKRVRGTKEISRRNEKSDIEPQIEELIENDYLRDYLDDIDDKDYRDVSYYNEYLDDDIYYCEYPNNDDIYYSEYPDNDDIYYSEYANNDDVDDCEDGKKLIDDAAEKNRRIIEMYEKKLETEINQKEKNKVDGPTESSDKFDSIISSISAKIRKIISKIFREAPSSKPKIINEIKKNDNDENYENESTSEKNETNPSNGNESMGRDDCDNKLSFSRSTLKEGSLLRPFQCEHFDTHLHIRYLYDRKEVGIHEYLVNLLYTQRNPEDILFYLPQLCQISLVRYDSSSLYRFLLDKASKSMDFALKLNWIYNSIVEDNIPKYKEISQKMMQKIEMAAVNCKPLNSECKIFKEDKQTDFLSLEYPLLFKRKFIIKKIRTNEKINQIKTFNKFLSNSVEKANILSSSNNSDIIFKETCFCSSHIKNNDQENSDIVDGEKVKAPQCDDKIDLQPMHSNDEDINEEAENNNYLCAEQKYNAGVCPKCEGIFEAKKEKKDKNKNKPLSPQMPSCYIINSGPLTVASAKTILPSTYEKLGDPLSFSKCSLPDCNYSFDMIEELQQFFMKQRRYDYFSLVNKFINLLITTSNLLAKETNIDARNALLNKFLYSLNTWMVMRRCIVASCEDIFYMTGLSIPMESISGSKSDICESRRKQKKSPKHLQILHFNIDECKIFFSKKRAPYLLVFEVADLDEDISHISDNTFYVSNRLFNIENDQNNNLFKTTQNNEKESGVKSYISGDEYSKNEKSDDELKHNSYILTKNYGEYNENGSSYECEMNPSYEEQISKLNSNTNSAYDEPSEVSSTNSSLNCFKDLNVTKMNDLYVYNAIVNDLRRENLISFTSEEEENIYLIKKCIGLAKEKSNDGYSDKEYDNNEMERRKSRKQNNNDNQIEINSTSNESSAIEIKTNKFINTRSASMPNDLNTFKPDDNNKNGESSGKQANVLSSHPHNTRNCYYSVELPSVLPDISEYFKVENYLNEEFKKKNCKIIKTLLWGESFEDKKKKIRKTSPYGKLKSWDLKSVIVKGGDDLRQELLASQLIKQFKIIFDNAGLPLWLRPYEILVTGSNSGIIEYVHDTCSVDLLKRKFGTDSISTIFNIVFADNISEAKKNFIESYAAYSLISYLLQVKDRHNGNMLLDSHGHLIHIDYEFMLTNSPGNMNAETSPFKLTQEYLDIMDGENSDNFKYFRSLIVNGFLEARKHSEEIILLVESMMPVLKMPCFSNGMQFCIDSLKERFMTNLTVDTCIQRINALIDASINNFRSVIYDYYQRVTNGIM; encoded by the exons atgaaaaaaaggatATTTAGTTTAGTTTGGATCGTCTTATATATCCTTTTGACTGCATCAATACATTGCTCGGAACAGAAA CATGATCAATCTAAGGCATCTGCTGTAGGAAATAAAAGGGTTCGTGGTACCAAAGAAATAAGCAGAAGGAATGAAAAAAGTGATATAGAACCTCAAATAGAAGAACTAATAGAGAATGACTATCTTAGAGATTATCTAGATGATATAGATGATAAAGATTATAGAGATGTATCAtattataatgaatatctcgatgatgatatatattattgtgaATACCCcaataatgatgatatatattatagtgAATATCCCgataatgatgatatatattatagtgAATATGCTAATAATGATGATGTAGATGATTGTGAAGATggcaaaaaattaatagatGATGCAGCGGAAAAAAATCGACGCATTATAGAAatgtatgaaaaaaaacttgAAACTGAGATTAatcaaaaagaaaaaaataaagtagaTGGACCTACCGAATCAAGTGATAAATTTGATAGTATTATTTCATCTATTAGTgcaaaaataagaaaaattatttccaaAATATTTAGAGAAGCACCATCATCAAAGCCTAAGattataaatgaaattaaaaaaaatgataatgatgaaaattatgaaaatgaaagtacatcagaaaaaaatgaaacaaatCCAAGTAATGGTAATGAAAGTATGGGTCGAGATGATTGTGATAATAAACTGAGTTTCTCTCGAAGCACTTTAAAAGAGGGAAGTCTTTTGAGGCCGTTTCAATGTGAACATTTTGACACACATTTACATATtagatatttatatgatagAAAAGAAGTAGGGATACATGAGTATTTagtaaatttattatatactcAAAGAAATCCTgaagatatattattttacttaCCTCAATTATGTCAAATATCATTAGTACGATATGACTCATCGTCTCTTTATCGATTTCTTTTAGATAAAGCTAGCAAATCTATGGATTTtgctttaaaattaaattggATATACAATTCAATTGTTGAAGATAATATAcctaaatataaagaaatatctCAAAAAATGATGCAAAAAATCGAAATGGCTGCCGTTAATTGTAAACCGCTAAATAGTGaatgtaaaatttttaaagaagATAAGCAAACCGATTTTCTCAGTTTGGAATATCcacttttatttaaaagaaaatttattataaaaaaaataagaacaaatgaaaaaataaatcaaattaaaacatttaaCAAATTTCTTAGTAATTCAGTCGAAAaagcaaatatattatcatcttcaaataattcagacataatatttaaagaaaCGTGTTTTTGCTCGAGTCATATTAAGAACAATGATCAGGAAAATAGTGATATAGTGGATGGAGAGAAAGTGAAGGCTCCACAATGTGATGATAAGATTGATCTTCAACCAATGCATTCGAATGATGAGGATATTAATGAAGAAgcagaaaataataattatctCTGTGCAGagcaaaaatataatgccGGGGTTTGCCCTAAATGTGAAGGTATTTTTGAGgcgaaaaaagaaaaaaaagataaaaataaaaataaacctTTATCACCCCAAATGCCATCAtgctatataataaattcagGACCTTTAACTGTAGCATCTGCGAAAACAATATTACCAAGTacttatgaaaaattaggAGACCCATTAAGCTTTTCTAAATGTTCACTCCCAGATTGTAATTATAGTTTTGATATGATTGAAGAGCTacaacaattttttatgaaacaAAGAAGATATGATTATTTTAGTTTGGTGAACaagtttataaatttattaataacaaCATCTAATCTGTTGGCAAAAGAAACTAATATCGATGCACGAAATGCATTGctaaacaaatttttatattccttAAATACATGGATGGTTATGAGAAGGTGTATAGTAGCTTCTTGTgaagatattttttacatgaCAGGTTTAAGTATACCAATGGAATCAATATCTGGTAGCAAATCAGATATATGTGAATCAagaagaaaacaaaaaaagagTCCTAAAcatttacaaatattacattttaatattgatgaatgtaaaatatttttttcaaaaaaaagagcACCATATTTATTGGTTTTCGAAGTAGCAGATTTAGATGAAGATATTTCACATATTAGTgataatacattttatgtAAGTAATagattatttaatatagaaaatgatcaaaataataatttatttaaaacgacacaaaataatgaaaaagaatcAGGGGTAAAAAGTTATATCAGTGGTGATGagtattcaaaaaatgaaaaaagtgATGATGAATTGAAACATAATAGTTATATTCTTACGAAAAATTATGGAGAATACAATGAAAATGGTAGTTCCTATGAATGTGAAATGAATCCTAGTTATGAAGAACAAATTAGTAAACTAAATAGCAACACAAATAGTGCTTATGATGAACCTAGTGAAGTTAGTAGTACAAATAGTAGTTTAAATTGTTTCAAAGATTTAAATGTAACAAAAATGAATGAtctttatgtatataatgcTATAGTAAATGATTTAAGGAgagaaaatttaatatcttttacttctgaagaagaagaaaatatatatcttattaaaaaatgcattGGATTAGCAAAAGAAAAATCAAATGATGGATATAGTGATAAAGAATATGATAACAACGAAATGGAAAGAAGAAAATCAAGAaagcaaaataataatgataatcaaattgaaataaatagtaCATCTAATGAATCATCTGcaatagaaataaaaacaaataaatttataaacacCAGATCTGCATCTATGCCAAACGATTTAAACACCTTCAAACcagatgataataataaaaatggagaaAGTAGTGGAAAACAAGCTAATGTATTATCATCACATCCTCATAATACAAGAAACTGCTATTATTCTGTAGAATTACCTTCTGTGTTACCAGATATAAgtgaatattttaaagtcgaaaattatttaaatgaagaatttaaaaaaaaaaattgtaaaattataaaaacattattatgGGGAGAATCATttgaagataaaaaaaaaaaaattagaaaaacATCACCTTATGGTAAATTAAAATCTTGGGATCTTAAATCTGTCATAGTAAAAGGGGGTGATGATTTACGACAAGAATTATTAGCTTCTCAATTAATTAAACaattcaaaattatatttgacAATGCTGGTTTGCCATTATGGTTACGGCCTTATGAAATATTAGTCACTGGATCGAACTCAGGAATAATTGAATATGTCCATGATACTTGTTCTGTTGATTTACTCAAAAGAAAGTTTGGCACAGATAGCATTTCAACGATTTTCAACATCGTCTTTGCGGATAACATATCTGAGGCTAAAAAG AATTTTATAGAAAGCTATGCAGCGTATTCCTTAATTTCATACTTGCTGCAAGTAAAGGATAGGCATAACGGAAATATGTTATTAGATTCACATGGGCATCTAATACATATAGATTATGAGTTCATGTTAACAAACTCACCAGGAAATATGAATGCTGAAACATCACCTTTTAAATTAACACAAGAATATTTAGATATTATGGATGGTGAAAATTCagataattttaaatattttagaaGCCTCATTGTCAACGGATTTTTAGAAGCTCGCAAACATTCTGAAGAAATTATTCTCCTTGTTGAATCAATGATGCCAG TTCTGAAAATGCCATGCTTTTCGAATGGAATGCAGTTTTGCATCGATTCCTTAAAAGAGAGATTTATGACAAACTTAACTGTTGACACG TGCATACAACGAATTAACGCATTAATTGACGCCTCTATCAACAACTTCCGAAGTGttatatatgattattATCAACGAGTAACAAATGGaattatgtaa